The proteins below are encoded in one region of Coffea arabica cultivar ET-39 chromosome 4c, Coffea Arabica ET-39 HiFi, whole genome shotgun sequence:
- the LOC140005228 gene encoding putative 3,4-dihydroxy-2-butanone kinase isoform X1, with protein sequence MAFQGKKLINDPNDVVTEFIEGLVETYPGLQYLDGFPEVKVVLRADITGSTHDKVAVISGGGSGHEPAHAGFVGEGMLTAAICGDVFASPPVDSILAGIRAVTGPMGCLLIVKNYTGDRLNFGLAAEQAKSEGYKVEMVIVGDDCALPPPRGIAGRRGLAGTVLVHKVAGAAAASGLSLSAVAAEAKRASELIGTMGVALSVCTLPGQVTSDRLGHGKMELGLGIHGEPGAAVADLQPVDVIVSHVLKQILSLETNYVPITRGSRVVLMINGLGGTPVMELMIATGKAVPRLQLEHGLAVERVYTGSFMTSLDMAGFSITVMKANEEILNRLDAPTKAPCWPVGADGNRPPAKIPVPLPPSLSTKSDETLSRPEQLSSQGYLLEVAIEAGATAVINLSDSLNEWDSKVGDGDCGSTMFRGATAIMEDMKKYYPLNDPAETVNEIGSSIRRVMGGTSGILYDIFCKAAYAQLKAKGKSVIMPMHWAGALEAAIAAVSKYGGASAGYRTMLDALIPASSVLKERLAAGDNPVDAFVLSAEAATAGAVSTKDMQAQAGRSTYVSADNLASVPDPGAMAAASWYAAAAAAAKSKSQAS encoded by the exons ATGGCTTTCCAGGGCAAGAAACTCATCAATGACCCAAACG ATGTTGTTACTGAGTTTATTGAAGGTTTGGTGGAAACATATCCGGGTTTGCAGTATTTGGATGGTTTCCCTGAG GTTAAAGTTGTGTTGAGAGCCGACATCACAGGTTCAACACATGACAAAGTTGCAGTGATATCAG GAGGTGGAAGTGGACATGAGCCTGCTCATGCAGGATTTGTGGGAGAAGGGATGCTGACCGCAGCAATTTGTGGGGATGTTTTTGCCTCCCCACCTGTTGACTCCATTTTAGCT GGCATTCGAGCAGTGACTGGTCCAATGGGATGCCTCCTGATTGTTAAG AATTATACTGGTGATAGATTGAACTTTGGCCTGGCAGCTGAGCAAGCAAAATCTGAAGGCTACAAAGTAGAG ATGGTAATTGTTGGCGATGATTGTGCTTTACCTCCTCCTAGAGGAATAGCCGGACGAAGGGGTTTGGCTGGGACCGTTTTGGTCCACAAG GTTGCTGGAGCTGCAGCAGCTTCTGGCCTTTCTCTTTCTGCTGTTGCTGCTGAAGCAAAACGTGCATCAGAATTGATTGGCACAATGGGTGTCGCGTTGTCTGTTTGCACGTTGCCAGGTCAAGTAACATCGGATCGTTTAGGCCATGGGAAAATGGAGCTTGGTCTTGGAATC CATGGAGAACCAGGCGCTGCTGTAGCTGATCTTCAGCCTGTGGATGTGATAGTCTCTCATGTTCTGAAGCAGATATTGTCACTG GAGACCAACTATGTTCCTATTACACGGGGAAGTAGAGTAGTGCTGATGATTAATGG TTTGGGAGGTACTCCTGTTATGGAATTGATGATTGCAACTGGGAAAGCGGTACCTAGGTTGCAGCTTGAACATGGACTGGCTGTTGAGAGGGTGTACACAGGCTCATTTATGACTTCTCTTGACATGGCTG GATTTTCAATAACTGTGATGAAAGcaaatgaagaaattttgaaTCGCTTGGATGCACCAACTAAGGCTCCATGTTGGCCCGTTGGTGCTGATG GTAATCGTCCACCTGCCAAGATTCCTGTTCCCCTTCCACCATCACTTTCAACAAAGAGTGATGAG ACATTGAGTCGGCCTGAACAGCTAAGCTCCCAGGGTTATCTTCTTGAGGTGGCTATTGAAGCAGGGGCAACAGCAGTTATCAATCTAAGTGACAGCTTAAACGAATGGGACAGCAAAGTGGGTGATGGAGACTGTGGTTCTACA ATGTTCAGAGGTGCAACCGCGATAATGGAAGACATGAAGAAGTA TTATCCGCTGAATGACCCTGCTGAAACAGTTAATGAAATTGGATCTTCTATCAGAAGAGTGATGGGAGGAACAAGTGGAATCTT ATATGATATATTCTGTAAGGCAGCTTACGCACAGTTGAAAGCAAAGGGCAAGTCGGTTATAATGCCAATGCATT GGGCTGGAGCTCTTGAAGCTGCTATTGCTGCAGTTAGTAAGTATGGAGGAGCAAGTGCTGGTTATCGCACAATGTTGGATGCACTTATTCCAGCATCATCAGTACTTAAAGAG AGGTTAGCTGCCGGGGACAATCCGGTGGATGCATTTGTTCTTTCTGCTGAAGCAGCAACTGCAGGAGCTGTCTCAACTAAGGACATGCAAGCTCAG
- the LOC140005228 gene encoding putative 3,4-dihydroxy-2-butanone kinase isoform X2, with the protein MAFQGKKLINDPNDVVTEFIEGLVETYPGLQYLDGFPEVKVVLRADITGSTHDKVAVISGGGSGHEPAHAGFVGEGMLTAAICGDVFASPPVDSILAGIRAVTGPMGCLLIVKNYTGDRLNFGLAAEQAKSEGYKVEMVIVGDDCALPPPRGIAGRRGLAGTVLVHKVAGAAAASGLSLSAVAAEAKRASELIGTMGVALSVCTLPGQVTSDRLGHGKMELGLGIHGEPGAAVADLQPVDVIVSHVLKQILSLETNYVPITRGSRVVLMINGLGGTPVMELMIATGKAVPRLQLEHGLAVERVYTGSFMTSLDMAGFSITVMKANEEILNRLDAPTKAPCWPVGADGNRPPAKIPVPLPPSLSTKSDETLSRPEQLSSQGYLLEVAIEAGATAVINLSDSLNEWDSKVGDGDCGSTMFRGATAIMEDMKKYYPLNDPAETVNEIGSSIRRVMGGTSGILYDIFCKAAYAQLKAKGKSVIMPMHCEMGWSS; encoded by the exons ATGGCTTTCCAGGGCAAGAAACTCATCAATGACCCAAACG ATGTTGTTACTGAGTTTATTGAAGGTTTGGTGGAAACATATCCGGGTTTGCAGTATTTGGATGGTTTCCCTGAG GTTAAAGTTGTGTTGAGAGCCGACATCACAGGTTCAACACATGACAAAGTTGCAGTGATATCAG GAGGTGGAAGTGGACATGAGCCTGCTCATGCAGGATTTGTGGGAGAAGGGATGCTGACCGCAGCAATTTGTGGGGATGTTTTTGCCTCCCCACCTGTTGACTCCATTTTAGCT GGCATTCGAGCAGTGACTGGTCCAATGGGATGCCTCCTGATTGTTAAG AATTATACTGGTGATAGATTGAACTTTGGCCTGGCAGCTGAGCAAGCAAAATCTGAAGGCTACAAAGTAGAG ATGGTAATTGTTGGCGATGATTGTGCTTTACCTCCTCCTAGAGGAATAGCCGGACGAAGGGGTTTGGCTGGGACCGTTTTGGTCCACAAG GTTGCTGGAGCTGCAGCAGCTTCTGGCCTTTCTCTTTCTGCTGTTGCTGCTGAAGCAAAACGTGCATCAGAATTGATTGGCACAATGGGTGTCGCGTTGTCTGTTTGCACGTTGCCAGGTCAAGTAACATCGGATCGTTTAGGCCATGGGAAAATGGAGCTTGGTCTTGGAATC CATGGAGAACCAGGCGCTGCTGTAGCTGATCTTCAGCCTGTGGATGTGATAGTCTCTCATGTTCTGAAGCAGATATTGTCACTG GAGACCAACTATGTTCCTATTACACGGGGAAGTAGAGTAGTGCTGATGATTAATGG TTTGGGAGGTACTCCTGTTATGGAATTGATGATTGCAACTGGGAAAGCGGTACCTAGGTTGCAGCTTGAACATGGACTGGCTGTTGAGAGGGTGTACACAGGCTCATTTATGACTTCTCTTGACATGGCTG GATTTTCAATAACTGTGATGAAAGcaaatgaagaaattttgaaTCGCTTGGATGCACCAACTAAGGCTCCATGTTGGCCCGTTGGTGCTGATG GTAATCGTCCACCTGCCAAGATTCCTGTTCCCCTTCCACCATCACTTTCAACAAAGAGTGATGAG ACATTGAGTCGGCCTGAACAGCTAAGCTCCCAGGGTTATCTTCTTGAGGTGGCTATTGAAGCAGGGGCAACAGCAGTTATCAATCTAAGTGACAGCTTAAACGAATGGGACAGCAAAGTGGGTGATGGAGACTGTGGTTCTACA ATGTTCAGAGGTGCAACCGCGATAATGGAAGACATGAAGAAGTA TTATCCGCTGAATGACCCTGCTGAAACAGTTAATGAAATTGGATCTTCTATCAGAAGAGTGATGGGAGGAACAAGTGGAATCTT ATATGATATATTCTGTAAGGCAGCTTACGCACAGTTGAAAGCAAAGGGCAAGTCGGTTATAATGCCAATGCATTGTGAGAT GGGCTGGAGCTCTTGA